A window of Chanos chanos chromosome 15, fChaCha1.1, whole genome shotgun sequence genomic DNA:
TGCTATAGCATCGTCAAAGGCAGCCTTGGCCAAcctgcggacacacacacacacacacacacagagcaggtgaggatctctctatccctcacacacacacacacacactcagagtgaaACAGCAGGTTTGGACTCCTCTGTATACTCTGTTTCGTCAGTTTTATTGTGAAGCTCTGTGCTGATGTGGTCAATCAGGGGGAACCATGGGGTCGGTGAATGAACTTGGCCCCTTTCACACacgcactgcaaccctaaaataatcgggattctaaccagaggggctgtatgtgtgaacaaaaatgtcagaaTCAGTCGCTCGAATTCTAAACGGGCTTTATTTCTCTTCGTctgggtccatgtgtgaacaTAGCGGATTATAGTGCTGAGTATGCACAGTGAGCGAgtgttgatgccgtttctaacatgcgaccggcgcgaaaccggaagaacacaaacatctgagggtgaagaggaagggtcatttacacgaAGACGCCAGCGAAAacgtctaactggagagacgacgagattcgggaacttctgtcggtaagggcCGACGCCCAAACggtcagacaaaagtcagcACCCCCGTCTGCTTTTTTGGATTTGTTGTAAACAGAACACTGCGATTTTCAcagagtactttttgcgtcatgtcctgtctcctgcacgctctacccaggcgcCGCCCCACACCTAAACCAAACGGAGGATTTCCAGTATGTGTGAACGCATCTGACTCAGactgtctgctgctgtgtgctgcatgtgtgaaagggcaacttccgACATAATGCCAACCTGATTCTGCGGTTATAGTCCGTAgttcatatgtgaaaatgggTCTTTTGACAATACTAACAATAGATAGACACCAAACCCAGACAGACACcaaacccagacagacagatgagagacagagaaagaggagaagagaaccACTGTAtagtaaaaagacagagactaGGACAGTCAAATGGAGAATGaatcaataaaagaaaatgaagaggacAGAACCAAtaccaagagagaaaaaaagacacagaaaagagcatcgaagagagtgagagtgacaaacagaggtgtgtgtgtgtctgtctgtgtgaccgtgtgtgagtgtgtctgtgtgtgactgtgcgtgtgtgtgtgtgcgtgtgtgtgactgtgcgtgtgtgtgactgtgcgtgtgtgtgtgtgtgcgtgcgtgtgtgtgactgtgcatctgtgtgtgtctgcgtgagtgtgcgtgtgtgtgactgtgcatctgtgtgtgtgtgcgtgtgtgtctgcgtgagtgtgtgtgtgtgtgtgactgtgcgtgtgtgtgtgtgtgtgactgtgtctgtgactgtgtgagtgtgtctgcgtgagtgtgtgtgtgtgtgtgtgcgcgtctgtgactgtgtgtgtgtgtgtgtgtgtctgtgtgtgactgtgcgtgcgtgtgtgtgtgtgtgtttgtgtctgtacgtgcgtgagtgtgtgtgtgtttgtgtctgtgcgtgtgtgtgtgtgtgtgcgcgtgtgtgtgtctgtgactgtgtgtgtgtgtgtgtgtgtgtttgtgtctgtgcgtgtgtgagtgtgtgtgtgtgtgtctgtgtgtgtgtgtctgtgtgtgtgtgtctgtgtgtgtgtgtctgtgtgtgtgtgactgtgtgtgtgtgtgtcactgtgcgtgcgtgtgtgtgtgactctgtgtgtgtgtgtgtgtgtgtgtgtcactgtgcgtgcgtgtgtgtgtgactctgtgtgtgtgtgtgtgtgtgtgtgtgtgtgtgactgtgtgtgtgtgtgtgtgtgtgtgtgtgtgtgtgtgcgcgtgtgtgtgtctctgtgtgtgtgtgcgtgtgtgtgtctctgtgtgtgtgtgtgtgtgtgtgagtgcgtgactctgtgtgtgtgtgtgagtgcgactctgtgtgtgtgtgtgtgtgcgcgtgtctctgtgtgtgtgcgtgtctctgtgtgtgtgtgcgtgtctctgtgtgtgtatgtggtgtgactgtgtgtgtgtgtgtggtgtgactgtgtgtgtgtatgtggtgtgactgtgtgtgtggtgtgactgtgtgtgtgtgtgtggtgtgactgtgtgtgtgtgtggtgtgactgtgtgtgtgtgtggtgtgactgtgtgtgtgtgtgtgtgtgactgtgtgtgtgtgtgtgtgtgtgactgtgtgtgtgtgtgtggtgtgactgtgtgtgtgtgtggtgtgactgtgtgtgtgtgtgtgtgtgtgtgtgtgagtgcgtgtgtgtgtgtgagtgcgtgtgtgtgtgtgtgtgtgtgtgagtgtgagtgcgtgtgagtgcgtgtgtgtgtgtgtgtgagtgcgtgtgtgtgtgtatgtggtgtgactgtgtgtgtgtgtgtgtgcgtctgacCTGCAGGCGCGGTCTGGGGAGTTGAGGATTTCGTAGTAGAAGACGGAGAAGTTGAGCGCCAGCCCCAGGCGgatggggtgtgtggggggcaGCTCGATCATGGCGATGTCACTGGCCGCTTTGTACGCCACCAAACTGTTCTCCGCTGCTTCTTTTCTGTCGTTTCCTGTGGCAAACTCTGCCAGGTACCTGTGGTAGTCAcccttcctacacacacacaaaaccacacacacacacacagacaaccacacacgcaGAGCGTGAGAACCTTAAAACAGGCGGCTGTGCACTGCCTCTTAATGTTCACAATACTGAGAGaattcaaaacaacatttggAAAAAGCTTTGTGTTTGCATGGAAACAAGaactttcaaaatatttcaaaacttttGCCAAAACAATGTTGAAAAGTCTTTGTCATAGTTTAACTAGTAAAACAGCAAAGCGCATGTTAACTGAGGTCATGCGTTTACAGGCCAGTTAGGggtgtgtgagtacatgtgtgtgtgtgtgtgttgtgtgagcgTGCACACTGTCGTGTTGATTTTGGGCGCATGGTGAGCAGATGGTTCTTACATTTTATAGTAGAAAACCTTGGATTCTCCTGTGTTGGCTGCAggatgtacatgtttgtgtgcgtgtgtgtgcgtgtgtgtgtgtgtgtgttgtgtgagcgTGCACACTGTCGTGTTGATTTTGGGCGCATGGTGAGCAGATGGTTCTTACATTTTATAGTAGAAAACCTTGGATTCTCCCGTGTTGGCTGCAGGAATGAGGTGCTTGTCCAGTACATCCAGAATGTCATTACAGATGGATTTCAGCTCCTTCtcaacctgaacacacacacacacacacacacacacacacacgttaacagTCCCCTAATgtgaatttgtatttgtatggtgcACCAACACACCAAGAAAAGTCCCTCGTAGGTTTAAACCTACTTGGCAGTAAACTAAAgtctgattctgattctaatCCGCATGCAggttatcattatcattaacaGCATTAGGTAAAGGCTGTGAAAAATCTGAGCTTGAAGTAAGTTATGGTTGAAATATGTTGTGTATTAATTTAATACCACATATTTCAACCATAACTCATATACTTTTCACAGCCTTTACCTAATTAACATGtgttacatacacatacacctccCTAAAGAACACACCAATTTAATCAAAGCACATGccttacacattcacacacacacacacacaccttctttcACATTGACATTTACCATACATTTCTGACATTCTCCCATGTTCAGTGTTAACATTGTGCTGATCTGTAGCCCATCAGgaacacagctctgtgagtCTCTGATGAAGAGGTAAGATCCACTCTGTGAAGAGCTCTGACCCAGAACAACGCTCGATTCTCACGACTCTTCTTATtcagagtcaaacacagacactacacCTTTATGTTAAACTCACCCCTACAGCTGCACtccaccctcaaacacacacaccgcgcCTCTATGTCAAACTCACTCCTCCATCTCCACTCCATCTGCACTCCATCTGCACTCCAtctccaaacacagacaccacgCCTCTATGTCAAACTCACTCCTCCATCTCAACTCCATCTCCActccaccatacacacaccacgcCTCTGTCAAACTCACTCCTCCATCTCCACTCCATCTCTACCccatctccactccaccttcaaacacagacaccacacctcTATGTCAAACTCACTCCTCCATCTCAACTccatctccactccaccttcaaacacacacaccgcgcCTCTATGTCAAACTCACTGCTACATCTCCACtccaccctcaaacacacacatcgcGCCTCTATGTCAAACTCACTCCTCCATCTCTACTCCaccttcaaacacagacaccgcGCCTCTATGTCAAACTCACTGCTACATCTCCACtccaccctcaaacacacacatcgcGCCTCTATGTCAAACTCACTCCTCCATCTCAACTCCATCTCCACTccaccatcaaacacacacaccacacctctATGTCAAACTCACTCCTCCATCTCCACTCCATCTCCACTCCATCATCTCCAAGCACCGCTCCAAACCTGACCCTCTGCTCCacgtgaggggtgtgtgtgtatgtgtgtgtgtgtgtttgtgaatggagGTCTCACCGTTTGCCTGTATTCCCGAATCATTTTGAGtttgtcttctcctcctttgtttTCCTCCTTCTGTTCGATGCTACTGATTATTCTCCAGGATGCTCTCCGTGCTCCAATCACGTTCTTATAGGCCACCGACAGcagattcctctcctccacagtcaGCTCCACATCCTTCCCCGCCACCGTCTTCATCGACTCCACCATTTCTGCCCATCACACAGaggggacaaaaaaacccacaaaaacaaactttataAACTAACTACACAGCAGCACAGATCAACACGTCCTTctcaacaccaaaaaaaaccccaaaacaaaaccaaaccaaacagaggggttggggtggggtgagggtggAGAAACAGCTTAATAAATATGGACCCAGACTgaaaatgacagacacacactttcccaTCAATCAACATTCCATTAGCAGGTCTGaagacatcatcatcatcatcatcatcatcatcctcgaCATTACAGACACCCTGCACACGTTCACCCTCTTCCATCTCGTGattccctcgctctctctcccgtACGCAGAGGGGTCAACACACCAAACCAAGCATCTGTCCTATACGATTTCTCTCCCAAAGCGCCCCGCGAACTCCCTCGGTCCTGTCACACGGGTTCCAGACCGCCCCGCCTGACTCActgttctgactgctgtaggaTGGCCAGTCATTAACCCCTTTGCagtttacatcacacacacacacgcacgcgcacacacacacacgcaccagctccagcacatgtgtgtgtgtgtgtgtgtagtttcgTTTCTTATTGGTGCATCTCTTAGGATTCTGTGATGGTTCTATCTGGAGATTTGTGCTATTGAAAACCAGTACTTATGTTCACCGACAGCATGTTCATTTATCCAACTCATTAGGCAATGAGATGGAAATCCAGTTTTATTACAGGATAAGCTCAAGTCAAACTCCTTCAGTCTTACTAATAAAACACTGCCTAAACAGACTCTGAGACTCTGAGTATAAACTAAGTGCTAAACCTCCTGGTTCCGCCTGAGCTGATGCAGTCAGGTAAGCTACACAGGTATCTTGGCAACCAATGCCAATGCCTGGCACAGGCGGCAGGAGCGCTGAGGGCACTGCACGAGTGCCAGTCTGTTTCAGCATCTGCTGGCCTGCTGCTCTGACTCATCCAAACCAGTAACTCACTGTGTAACTGGGATGAAAAGCAACCAACACGTGTGGATATATCCAGGCCAGAGCTGACAGAGGCATTACACAGACCTGTGTGAGTCCAGAGCAGCTCTAACTCTGTTTTAAAACCAGTGACGGCAGCAGAAATCCCAGCTCTCGCACAATTCCCCCATCTGCTCCCAGTCCACAGCTGTCTGAGTCACTGACAACAcgctccagagagagagagagagagagagaaagaaagaaagagagagagagagagagagagagcgagagagagaaagaaagaaagagagagagagagagaaagagagagagagaaagaaagaaagtaagagaaagagagagagagcgagagagagactgccaCGCCCCTGTAGAGAGCTGGCATCCACTCTTTTCACTGAGATTTAAGGAGTGAAATTTGTTGCGATGATGAGGTCAGTGCAGTCAATGAGTTCTCTTCCATTACACCCACAGAGGCATGTGGAAATGCAGACAACAGCTTTACACACATATCACTCCACCACCTAATCCCCTGAGACTGTTTATCCAacgtaaaaaagagagagagagaaaatagctTATTTTCAATATATTTATAGCGTATGAGTCATCTTCATCTCATTCTGTTGCTGATTAGAGCAGCACTGGTTATGGAATGGATTTCTTCAATAACAACAGCCCTGTGTTCAcaatcattttaatgacagCCATCAGCAAAATGATGTAACATCACACAGTGCAGTCAGAAATCGAATACTCATATTTGTAATGACGAATATCATTGCTGAaatagcaaaacaaacaaacaaacaaaaacacacacacacttgtgctgCATGTTTAAACATTTGTTGGCGTATGTCAGAGTCCCACAGGCTCCAGGCACCCTAGGTCACAGTAATTTCTAACTGCTCTCACCTCTGACCTTTCACACAAAGTTTATTAGGCTACCAGGCAACCCAAAGGGTCTGGGCAATTCTTGGATTTTAGGAAGTGTAACTGGTTCCACCCTGAATGACTTCTGCTTTATGTTCACTCTCTCCAGACTCATTTTTTCCCTGACGTAGACACTCACTcaccaacactacactaacCTAAGTCACACTGTTCCAGACAAACCCTCACAGACAGGCAGTCCCGCCCTCACAGGGCCCCGCCCTCACAGGGCCGCCTTCCTGACACAGACTCGAGAGCCTCCACCCGTTCAGAAAGCTCTGTCTGCGTCAGGTGTGAGCTGTAGTCTGTGTTCACTCCTGTCTTCCAGGAGAAGTCGTGTCGGCCTGTCTGACACTCTTCTCTGACATGGTGCAGGGTGGGTTTGGTTTGGTGCAGGGTGGGTTTGGTTTGGTGTGGGACTGCGGAGGTTTCAGAACATATTTTTAACATCCACACCGTTTGTTCTCGAACCGTTCTCCTATACGCTGCTTTATCACAATTACAAGCACAGGAATGAGACTCTCTCACTACCTGTGTGTTCATTCAGTACACTACAGCCACTTCAACAGCAGAACTCATAGTCATGTCGTGACGTGACCGCCCAgcctgagtgagtgagagcggTCAGAACCGGCATGGCCCACACGTCAGTGtccattatcacacacacactcacacacacacacacacacaaccagccGTTCCGTGTGTACTGACTCAGGGGTTTAGTTTAATGATGGACTGTTCTAGAAGAGCCCGTCTGGACAGAAACCTACTCACTCATCAGGGTTTGTCTTTAAAGTCAAGCATCCAAAGTCACCAACAGTGAGCTTGAAATAACTGTAGCCAGATCAGTTCTGTAAAACAAAGCAAGCCACATCTCCACGTCAACTCAGTCCACTGCTGGGTTTTCCACAAGTTTCCCACACCGTGTGACCAAGTTCAGAAAGTTCGCATTCATGCTTTCTGCCTTTTGACCGCTCAACTGGCATTTACATTACAATCAATAAGTTATCTGTTACTCACCATTAGCAATGTCATTCTATAAGCGGTCTACCTCTCATGAAAACATTTCTCTAAGCCAGCTCTGAAGGTCTGGCGACCTGCTGCTTTTCCTAGGAACTCAGCTCTGTGCTCCGGGAATGAGTGGAGACACAGCAGACGCGGCCCTTTCTCTGGGCCAAATCGGACTTGACTGATCAGGTTACAGGAAGGGGGTGGAGACTTATCCTTGTTCGTTTATAAGCTTCAATGAAAGatcacaaatatatatataaaaaaaaaatgactgaagtttGACAAACACTGCAGTGTGATGGACGGTCTTCCTGGTCACATGGTCCATGCACCAAACGCCGACGGAAAATGAGTGGTATGGAAGATGTGGATGTGTCAGTACAATGAGGTGAACCAGTCAGAATAACCAGCACTGCTTtgtaaaatgagaatgaaaatgataataactctcccctctctttccgGTCACTGTCTTTGGTGATCTCTGTGGTTAGACTGCACTAACTGCTGTGGACAGAGCACGGACAGACAAGCGGTGTTGACTGTTAGAGACACTAGTTTTGTGAACCCTCACAGGTTTGAGCCTTCACTGATCTGTATCCAGAACTGCCCTGGGTCTCatcctaacacacacgcacacacaatcacaaaaacaaacacacacacacacacacacacacacacactgcatctgGCCAGTGTCTTGATTTATCCTGTCTGTGCATATCCCTGCACTTGAGAGTTGACCGTTCATTTTTaatggggaagaaaaagagctCATTTGTTTCAACACGTTTCACCCCAAATCACATTCCAGCTGAATGGTTTAATCGCCAGTACCACCGTGTCAGCCCGAAAGAGTCGGATTCCCCAGAATCTGAAGGAAGTATCAGCATGTGAGCGGACGGTAAATCTAAACCACAATCATTTCTGCAGAAAACACTAACTTCAGGCATGACCGCTCCCCCTCGCTCTCAGGTATTCACGCTTTGTTTTCGCGGCTAATTTTTCACCAGGAATTGGCCAGAGTTCACGTCTGTCATTTTTCGACGACTGATAAGATCCTGCCAGTCACTGGCACTTTGGCCCTCACGGTCGGAGACTTGGAGGAATCCAGGCCCTTTCTCTGAAAACTGGTTCAGTCTGGTCACCTGCACACGCTCTACGTTCAGCCGAAGCAGCTTGCTTTTGCCCCAGCTCACGGTGTTagtctcacagactcactgaacACGCCTGACCGTGGGACACATGTTGGGGTTTACTGCTGCAGTTTTGTGGTATGTGTGAATCAAAAGCAGTCTATTTTTAAACCCGCAGCTCATCTCGATCGTGAATATCTGGTCTAAGGGCACGGCGATGGTGATTTTAATGCGTCAGAAGAACCAATCAgcaaacagaacacatttctTTGGCGCCAGTCTCTCCCGCGTCATTGGTGAAGCGGCTGGTTACGGTagagctcttgttttttttaacgacCAATCCTTTACCTTGTCATCCCATGCCTGTCTTCTCCGTGGCTCAGCCGGGTGTTTCGACGCTCTTGTCCTGAGTGTAGACGGTCTGCACGGTCATACACTGAACTAAACAGCCCCACTGAACCACAATGCACTGAACCACAGTGcatacactgaactgaactgcttTCCACATGCACTGAACGGTGTAAGAAAGAAATAGGAAAACCAGAAATGCTTTAAAACCAATTAAAGCCAAATTTCCTGGTAACACTGTTGTTACATTTCCAAACTGTCTATGTGATCCTGG
This region includes:
- the LOC115828510 gene encoding 14-3-3 protein epsilon; this translates as MADREHLVYQAKLAEQAERYDEMVESMKTVAGKDVELTVEERNLLSVAYKNVIGARRASWRIISSIEQKEENKGGEDKLKMIREYRQTVEKELKSICNDILDVLDKHLIPAANTGESKVFYYKMKGDYHRYLAEFATGNDRKEAAENSLVAYKAASDIAMIELPPTHPIRLGLALNFSVFYYEILNSPDRACRLAKAAFDDAIAELDTLSEESYKDSTLIMQLLRDNLTLWTSDMQGDGEEQNKEALQDVEDENQ